Proteins from one Gibbsiella quercinecans genomic window:
- a CDS encoding DNA polymerase II, protein MAPLQQGFLLTRHWRDTAAGTEIEFWLATEHGPKQLCLAPQSSVAFIPQEQRSRAEALLRGERYATLKPLPLKDFHSRPVLGLYCRQHRQLITLEKRLREGGVNVYEADIRPPERYLMERFITAPVWFSGQSAGSDRLINAQMKPAPDYRPPLRLVSLDIETSAHGELYSIALEGCGQRQVYMLGPANGEPEPLDFTLEYCASRPQMLERLNQWLAQHDPDAIIGWNLVQFDLRVLQKHAERYRIPLRFGRGGGLLEWREHGFKQNHFFASAAGRLFIDGIEALKSATWNFPSFSLEYVAQALLGEGKAIDNPYQRMAEIDRRFAEDKPALAHYNLKDCELVTRIFAKTELLPFLLERATVTGLAVDRSGGSVAAFSHLYMPRMHRLGYVAPNLGELPEEHSPGGFVMDSQPGLYDSVLVLDYKSLYPSIIRTFLIDPVGLVAGTQSESDADTIPGFRNARFSRSQHCLPAIVGQIWQGREAAKRQQNKPLSQALKIIMNAFYGVLGASGCRFFDPRLASSITLRGHEIMRQTRELIESRGYQVIYGDTDSTFVWLKKAHGEQQAAEIGRALVAYVNQWWRQHLQQQYQLESALELEFETHYSRFLMPTIRGAEQGSKKRYAGLIVQADGNESMVYKGLETVRTDWTPLAQVFQQQLYQRIFKRQPYQDYVRDYVAKLQDGEFDDRLVYRKRLRRQLDDYQRNVPPHARAARIADEYNRQQGRPLQYQNGGWISYVMTTAGPEPLEIRHSPIDYNHYLERQLQPVADAILPFLHDDFSTLVTGQMGLF, encoded by the coding sequence GTGGCACCACTTCAGCAAGGCTTTCTGCTCACCCGGCACTGGCGCGATACCGCCGCCGGCACCGAGATTGAATTCTGGCTGGCAACCGAGCACGGCCCAAAGCAACTGTGCCTGGCGCCGCAGAGTTCGGTAGCGTTTATCCCGCAAGAACAGCGCTCGCGGGCCGAAGCGCTGCTGCGTGGTGAGCGCTACGCCACGCTAAAACCGCTGCCGCTGAAAGACTTCCATTCCCGCCCGGTGCTTGGCCTGTATTGCCGCCAGCACCGGCAGTTGATCACGCTGGAAAAACGGCTCAGGGAAGGCGGCGTCAACGTTTACGAAGCGGATATCCGCCCGCCGGAGCGCTACCTGATGGAGCGCTTTATCACCGCCCCGGTATGGTTCAGCGGCCAATCCGCCGGCAGCGATAGGCTGATCAATGCGCAGATGAAGCCGGCGCCGGACTATCGGCCGCCGCTGCGGCTGGTGTCGTTGGATATCGAAACCTCAGCCCACGGCGAGCTTTATTCCATCGCGCTGGAAGGCTGCGGCCAGCGCCAGGTATACATGCTTGGCCCGGCCAACGGCGAACCGGAGCCACTCGATTTCACCCTGGAATACTGTGCCAGCCGCCCGCAAATGCTGGAGCGGCTGAATCAATGGCTGGCGCAACACGATCCGGACGCGATCATCGGCTGGAATCTGGTGCAATTTGATCTGCGCGTGCTGCAAAAACACGCCGAACGCTACCGTATCCCGCTGCGTTTCGGCCGCGGCGGCGGCCTGTTGGAGTGGCGCGAGCACGGTTTTAAGCAAAACCACTTTTTCGCCAGCGCGGCCGGGCGGCTGTTTATCGACGGCATTGAAGCCCTGAAATCCGCCACCTGGAACTTCCCCTCGTTCAGCCTGGAATATGTGGCGCAGGCGCTGCTGGGCGAAGGCAAAGCCATTGATAACCCTTACCAACGCATGGCGGAGATCGACCGGCGCTTCGCCGAAGATAAACCCGCGCTGGCGCATTACAACTTGAAAGACTGCGAGTTGGTAACACGCATTTTCGCCAAGACGGAACTGTTGCCGTTTCTGCTTGAGCGCGCCACCGTCACCGGGCTGGCAGTGGATCGTAGCGGCGGTTCCGTGGCGGCATTCAGCCACCTGTATATGCCGCGCATGCACCGCCTGGGCTATGTGGCCCCCAACCTGGGCGAGCTGCCGGAAGAACACAGCCCCGGCGGTTTCGTGATGGATTCACAGCCTGGGCTGTATGATTCCGTGCTGGTGCTGGATTACAAAAGCCTGTATCCCTCGATCATTCGCACCTTCCTGATCGATCCCGTCGGCCTGGTCGCCGGCACCCAAAGCGAGAGCGACGCCGACACCATTCCCGGGTTCCGTAACGCTCGCTTTTCACGCAGCCAGCACTGCCTGCCGGCAATCGTCGGCCAGATCTGGCAAGGGCGCGAAGCCGCCAAACGGCAGCAAAATAAACCGCTGTCGCAGGCGCTCAAGATCATCATGAACGCCTTTTACGGCGTGCTGGGCGCCAGCGGCTGCCGCTTTTTCGATCCGCGGCTGGCTTCATCGATCACCCTGCGCGGCCACGAGATCATGCGCCAGACCCGCGAACTGATTGAAAGCCGGGGCTACCAGGTGATCTACGGCGATACGGACTCCACCTTTGTCTGGCTGAAGAAGGCCCACGGCGAACAGCAGGCCGCCGAGATTGGCCGCGCGCTGGTAGCGTACGTCAACCAGTGGTGGCGGCAGCATCTGCAGCAGCAATACCAACTGGAAAGCGCACTGGAACTGGAGTTTGAAACCCATTACTCACGTTTTCTGATGCCCACCATCCGCGGCGCCGAGCAGGGCAGCAAGAAACGTTACGCGGGGCTGATCGTTCAGGCGGACGGCAACGAAAGCATGGTGTACAAAGGGCTGGAAACCGTTCGCACCGACTGGACACCGCTGGCGCAGGTGTTCCAGCAACAGCTCTATCAGCGCATTTTCAAGCGGCAGCCCTACCAGGATTACGTGCGTGACTACGTGGCGAAACTGCAAGACGGCGAGTTCGATGACCGGCTGGTCTACCGCAAACGCCTGCGCCGGCAGTTGGATGATTACCAGCGCAACGTGCCGCCGCACGCCCGGGCGGCACGCATCGCCGATGAATACAATCGCCAGCAGGGGCGGCCGTTGCAATACCAGAACGGCGGCTGGATAAGCTATGTGATGACCACCGCTGGCCCTGAACCGCTGGAGATCCGGCACTCGCCGATTGATTATAACCATTACCTGGAGCGCCAGTTGCAACCGGTGGCCGATGCCATCCTGCCTTTCCTACACGATGATTTTTCAACGCTGGTCACGGGGCAGATGGGGCTATTCTGA
- the rapA gene encoding RNA polymerase-associated protein RapA: protein MPFTLGQRWISDTESELGLGTVVALDTRMVTLLFPATGENRLYARNDSPITRVMFNPGDTISNHEGWQLQVEEVKQDNGLLTYIGTRLDTQESGVAMREVLLDSKLTFSKPQDRLFAGQIDRMDRFALRFRARKYQSEQYRLPFAGLRGMRASLIPHQLHIAYEVGQRHAPRVLLADEVGLGKTIEAGMIIHQQLLAGRAERVLIVVPETLQHQWLVEMMRRFNLYFSLFDDSRYAEAMLDSSNPFETEQLVICSLDFVRRNKKRLEQLADTEWDLLVVDEAHHLAWSEEAPSREYQVIEQLAEHIPGVLLLTATPEQLGQQSHFARLRLLDPNRFHDYQEFVTEQQKYRPVADAVTLLLSGERLSDEKLNLLGELIDEQDIEPLLKAANSDGANAEQARQELVTMLMDRHGTSRVLFRNTRNGVKGFPHRTLHQIKLPLPTQYQTAIKVSGIMGAKKSVEARARDMLYPEQIYQEFEGENATWWNFDPRVEWLLNYLTANRHEKVLVICAKAETALQLEQVLREREAIRAAVFHEGLSIIERDRAAAYFASEEEGAQVLLCSEIGSEGRNFQFASHLVMFDLPFNPDLLEQRIGRLDRIGQQHDIQIMVPYLENTAQAVLGRWYHEGLDAFEHTCPTGRTIYDSSYEQLITFLAAPTEQEGFDDFIHACRQQHDRLKAQLEQGRDRLLEMHSNGGEKAQRLADAIAEQDNDVNLVSFALNLFDIVGINQEDRSDNLIILTPSDHMLVPDFPGLPQDGCTVTFDREQALAREDAQFVSWEHPIIRNGLDLIVSGDTGSCAVSLLKNKALPVGTLLVELIYVVEAQAPKHLQLTRFLPATPIRMLMDRKGTNLAAQVEFESFNRQLNAVNRHTSSKLVNAVQPDVHAILQQAESQVETEARALIEQAKQEADDKLSTELARLEALKAVNPNIRDDEVEALEFNRRQVLANLNEAGWRLDAIRLVVVTHQ, encoded by the coding sequence ATGCCTTTTACACTTGGTCAACGCTGGATCAGCGATACGGAAAGCGAACTGGGTCTGGGAACCGTCGTGGCGCTAGACACACGCATGGTTACCCTGCTTTTCCCCGCCACCGGTGAAAACCGTCTGTATGCCCGAAATGACTCACCCATTACCCGGGTGATGTTCAACCCAGGCGACACCATCAGCAACCATGAAGGGTGGCAGTTACAGGTTGAAGAAGTCAAACAGGACAACGGCCTGCTGACCTATATCGGCACCCGCCTGGACACGCAGGAAAGCGGCGTGGCGATGCGCGAAGTGCTGCTGGACAGCAAACTCACCTTCAGCAAGCCGCAAGACCGCCTGTTTGCCGGGCAAATCGATCGTATGGATCGCTTCGCGCTGCGTTTTCGCGCGCGCAAATACCAAAGCGAGCAATACCGCCTGCCGTTCGCCGGCCTGCGCGGTATGCGCGCCAGCCTGATCCCGCACCAGTTGCATATCGCCTATGAAGTCGGCCAGCGCCATGCGCCGCGCGTACTGTTGGCCGATGAAGTGGGCCTGGGTAAAACCATCGAAGCCGGCATGATTATCCACCAGCAGCTGTTGGCCGGGCGCGCCGAACGCGTTCTGATCGTGGTGCCGGAAACGCTGCAGCACCAGTGGCTGGTTGAAATGATGCGCCGCTTCAACCTCTATTTCTCGCTGTTTGACGACAGCCGCTACGCCGAAGCGATGCTCGACAGCAGCAACCCGTTTGAAACCGAGCAGTTGGTGATCTGTTCGCTGGACTTTGTGCGCCGCAACAAGAAACGGCTGGAACAGCTGGCCGATACCGAGTGGGATCTGCTGGTGGTGGATGAAGCACACCACCTGGCGTGGAGCGAAGAAGCCCCAAGCCGTGAATACCAGGTTATCGAGCAGTTGGCCGAGCACATCCCCGGCGTGCTGCTGCTGACTGCGACGCCGGAACAGCTCGGCCAGCAAAGCCACTTTGCCCGCCTGCGCCTGTTGGATCCAAACCGTTTCCATGACTACCAGGAGTTTGTTACCGAGCAGCAGAAATACCGCCCGGTGGCCGACGCCGTCACCCTGCTGCTAAGCGGCGAACGCCTGTCGGACGAGAAACTCAACCTGCTGGGCGAACTGATCGATGAGCAGGATATCGAGCCGCTGCTGAAGGCCGCCAACAGCGACGGCGCCAATGCGGAACAAGCGCGCCAGGAATTGGTGACCATGCTGATGGATCGCCACGGCACCAGCCGGGTACTGTTCCGCAACACCCGCAACGGCGTGAAAGGCTTCCCGCACCGCACCCTGCACCAGATCAAGCTGCCGTTGCCGACCCAGTACCAAACGGCGATTAAAGTCTCCGGCATTATGGGCGCCAAAAAAAGCGTGGAAGCGCGGGCGCGCGATATGCTCTATCCGGAGCAGATTTATCAGGAATTTGAAGGCGAAAACGCCACCTGGTGGAACTTCGATCCGCGCGTTGAGTGGCTGCTGAACTACCTGACCGCCAACCGTCATGAAAAAGTACTGGTGATCTGCGCCAAGGCGGAAACCGCGCTGCAACTGGAACAGGTACTGCGCGAGCGCGAAGCCATCCGCGCCGCCGTGTTCCATGAAGGGCTGTCGATCATTGAGCGCGACCGCGCCGCCGCCTACTTCGCCTCTGAAGAAGAAGGGGCCCAGGTGCTGCTGTGTTCGGAGATTGGTTCCGAAGGCCGCAACTTCCAGTTCGCCAGCCATCTGGTAATGTTCGATCTGCCGTTCAACCCGGATCTGCTGGAGCAGCGCATCGGCCGCCTGGATCGTATCGGGCAACAGCACGACATCCAGATTATGGTGCCCTATCTGGAAAACACCGCTCAGGCGGTGCTGGGCCGCTGGTATCACGAAGGGTTGGATGCCTTTGAGCACACCTGCCCAACCGGCCGCACCATCTATGACAGCAGCTATGAACAACTCATCACCTTCCTGGCCGCGCCGACGGAACAGGAAGGGTTCGACGACTTTATTCACGCCTGCCGCCAGCAGCACGATCGGCTGAAAGCCCAGTTGGAACAGGGGCGCGATCGCCTGTTGGAAATGCACTCCAACGGCGGGGAGAAGGCGCAACGGTTAGCCGACGCCATTGCCGAACAGGACAACGACGTCAACCTGGTCAGCTTTGCGCTCAACCTGTTTGATATCGTCGGTATCAATCAGGAAGACCGCAGCGATAACCTGATCATCCTGACCCCGTCAGACCACATGCTGGTGCCGGACTTCCCGGGGCTGCCGCAGGACGGCTGCACCGTGACCTTCGATCGCGAACAGGCGCTGGCGCGCGAAGATGCGCAGTTCGTCAGTTGGGAACACCCGATTATCCGTAACGGGCTGGATCTGATCGTTTCCGGCGACACCGGCAGCTGTGCGGTTTCGCTGTTGAAAAACAAAGCGTTGCCGGTCGGCACCCTGTTGGTGGAGCTGATTTACGTGGTGGAGGCCCAGGCGCCGAAGCACCTGCAACTGACCCGTTTCCTGCCGGCCACGCCGATCCGCATGCTGATGGACCGCAAGGGCACCAACCTGGCGGCCCAGGTTGAGTTCGAAAGCTTCAACCGCCAGTTGAACGCGGTGAACCGCCACACGTCCAGCAAGCTGGTTAACGCCGTGCAGCCGGACGTGCATGCCATCCTGCAACAGGCGGAAAGCCAGGTGGAAACCGAGGCCAGAGCGCTGATCGAGCAGGCCAAACAGGAAGCTGACGATAAACTCAGCACCGAGCTGGCGCGGCTGGAAGCCCTCAAGGCGGTCAACCCGAACATCCGCGACGACGAAGTGGAAGCGCTGGAGTTCAACCGCCGCCAGGTGCTGGCTAACCTGAACGAAGCGGGCTGGCGCCTGGACGCTATCCGCCTGGTGGTGGTCACCCACCAGTAA
- the djlA gene encoding co-chaperone DjlA, translating into MQYWGKLLGVIVAIWSGAGFWGVVLGLIVGHMIDTARNNKRSRGFFADQQTRQSLFFRTTFQVMGHLTKSKGRVTEADIQMANLSMDRMQLHGEARAAAQQAFREGKQSDFPLRERLQQLRSICFGRFDLIRMFLEIQIQAAFADGSLHPNERQVLYVIAEELGISRAQFEQFLRMMEGGQQFGGGYQQQGGYSQGGYQQASRGPTLEDACKVLGVNSTDDAATIKRAYRKLMSEHHPDKLVAKGLPPEMMEMAKQKAQEIQSAYDLIKREKGFK; encoded by the coding sequence ATGCAGTATTGGGGAAAACTGCTCGGGGTCATTGTCGCTATCTGGTCTGGCGCGGGCTTCTGGGGCGTAGTTCTGGGGCTGATTGTTGGCCATATGATTGATACCGCGCGCAACAATAAGCGCAGCCGGGGTTTTTTTGCCGATCAGCAAACGCGGCAATCGCTGTTTTTCCGCACGACCTTCCAGGTGATGGGCCATCTGACCAAATCAAAAGGGCGGGTCACCGAAGCGGATATTCAAATGGCCAATCTGTCGATGGATCGCATGCAACTGCACGGCGAAGCGCGTGCGGCGGCGCAGCAGGCCTTCCGCGAGGGCAAGCAGAGCGATTTTCCGCTGCGTGAACGGTTGCAGCAACTGCGCAGCATCTGTTTTGGCCGCTTTGATCTGATTAGGATGTTTCTGGAAATACAGATCCAGGCCGCCTTTGCGGACGGTTCGCTACACCCAAACGAGCGCCAGGTGCTATATGTGATCGCCGAAGAGCTGGGGATCTCGCGCGCGCAGTTCGAACAGTTTCTGCGCATGATGGAAGGCGGCCAACAGTTCGGCGGCGGCTACCAGCAGCAGGGCGGCTACTCGCAAGGCGGCTATCAACAGGCCAGCCGTGGGCCAACGCTGGAAGACGCCTGCAAAGTGCTGGGGGTGAACAGTACCGACGATGCGGCGACCATCAAGCGTGCCTACCGTAAGCTGATGAGTGAACACCACCCGGATAAGCTGGTGGCGAAGGGGCTGCCGCCGGAAATGATGGAAATGGCCAAACAGAAAGCGCAGGAGATCCAATCGGCCTACGATCTGATCAAACGCGAAAAAGGCTTTAAGTAA
- the lptD gene encoding LPS assembly protein LptD — MKKSLPTLLATMIWTALYSQHALADLAEQCMLGVPTFDQPVVSGDPNTLPVTIHSDDSSADYPHTALFNGNVNIHQGNSTLTAKQVELNQTEEAGQAPVRTVTATGDVHYGDNQIKLQGPKAWSNLNTKDTDVYQGDYQMVGRQGRGDADKMKMRGENRYTILENGSFTSCLPGDDSWTVVGSEVIHDREEQVAEIWNARFKIAGVPVFYSPYLQLPVGDKRRSGFLIPNAKYGSNNGFQFVLPYYWNIAPNFDATITPNYMSKRGLQWQTEFRYLTQPGLGTVALDWLPNDHEYGKGNSDDTRWLLYWNHNGVMDQVWRFNVDYTKVSDSRYFTDLDSKYGSTTDGYATQKFSLAYATENWDATISSKQFQIYDDTDRDSSESYRVRPQLDLNYYKNDLGPFDLHLYGQAANFTSVNPYSPDAVRLHAEPTISLPLTNGWGSLNTEAKLMATHYQQDIPNGFASNYESRTGSSAPLLKDSVNRVLPQFKVDGKMVFDRQMNWAEGYTQTLEPRMQYLYVPYRDQSSIYTYDTTLLQTDYSGLFRDRTYSGLDRIASQNRVTTGLTSRIYDDALVERFNVSVGQIYYFSRSRTGDQVTGYDNNDDTGSLAWAGDTYWKIDDRWGLRGGLQYDTRLASVSLGNAVLEYRQDAERMVQLNYRYATPEYIQTALSTTQIPAYQDGISQVGVTASWPIADRWAIVGAYYYDTRAKQSADQLLGVRYNTCCWAVSLGYERRVTDWNSSSQNSVYDNRVSFNVELRGLSSDHSLGTAEMLRSGILPYQRAF; from the coding sequence ATGAAAAAAAGCTTACCCACACTGCTGGCCACGATGATTTGGACGGCACTTTACAGTCAGCACGCGCTGGCCGATCTGGCCGAGCAGTGCATGCTTGGCGTCCCGACTTTCGACCAACCGGTGGTCAGCGGCGATCCCAACACGCTGCCCGTCACTATCCACTCTGACGATTCAAGCGCTGACTACCCGCACACTGCGCTGTTCAACGGCAACGTGAATATTCATCAGGGCAACAGCACCCTCACCGCCAAACAGGTTGAGCTGAATCAGACAGAGGAGGCTGGCCAAGCCCCGGTGCGCACCGTAACCGCCACCGGCGATGTGCACTATGGCGATAACCAGATCAAACTGCAGGGGCCGAAGGCGTGGTCTAACCTGAACACCAAGGATACCGACGTCTACCAGGGGGATTACCAAATGGTCGGCCGCCAGGGGCGCGGTGACGCCGACAAGATGAAAATGCGGGGCGAAAACCGCTACACCATCCTGGAAAACGGCAGCTTCACCTCTTGTTTGCCTGGGGATGACAGCTGGACCGTTGTTGGCTCCGAGGTGATCCACGATCGCGAAGAGCAGGTTGCCGAAATCTGGAACGCCCGTTTTAAAATCGCCGGCGTACCGGTGTTTTACAGCCCGTATCTGCAGTTGCCGGTCGGCGACAAGCGCCGCTCCGGCTTCCTGATCCCGAATGCGAAATACGGCAGCAATAACGGCTTCCAGTTTGTGTTGCCCTACTACTGGAACATTGCGCCAAACTTTGATGCCACCATCACGCCTAACTATATGTCTAAGCGTGGCCTGCAGTGGCAGACTGAGTTCCGCTATCTGACGCAGCCGGGCCTCGGTACCGTTGCGTTGGACTGGTTGCCGAACGATCACGAATACGGCAAGGGCAACTCGGACGATACCCGTTGGTTGCTGTACTGGAACCACAACGGGGTGATGGACCAGGTATGGCGTTTCAACGTCGACTATACCAAGGTCAGCGATTCCCGGTACTTTACCGATTTGGACTCCAAATACGGTTCCACCACCGACGGCTACGCGACGCAGAAATTCAGCCTGGCCTACGCCACGGAAAACTGGGACGCCACCATCAGCTCCAAGCAGTTTCAGATTTACGACGACACCGATCGCGACAGCTCCGAATCCTATCGCGTCCGGCCGCAGTTAGATCTGAACTACTACAAAAACGATCTCGGCCCGTTTGATCTGCACCTCTACGGCCAGGCCGCCAACTTTACCAGCGTTAACCCGTACAGCCCGGACGCCGTCCGCCTGCACGCGGAGCCGACCATCAGTCTGCCGTTAACCAACGGCTGGGGCAGCCTGAACACCGAAGCCAAACTGATGGCCACCCACTATCAGCAGGACATCCCCAACGGCTTCGCCAGCAACTATGAGAGCCGCACAGGCAGCTCGGCGCCGCTCCTGAAGGATTCGGTTAACCGCGTACTGCCGCAATTCAAGGTTGATGGCAAGATGGTGTTCGATCGCCAAATGAACTGGGCCGAAGGCTATACCCAGACGCTGGAACCGCGGATGCAGTACCTTTACGTGCCGTATCGCGATCAAAGCAGCATCTATACCTATGACACCACGCTGCTGCAAACCGACTACTCCGGCCTGTTCCGCGATCGTACCTACAGCGGCCTGGATCGCATTGCGTCCCAGAACCGGGTGACCACCGGCCTGACCTCACGCATTTATGATGACGCGCTGGTGGAACGTTTTAACGTTTCCGTGGGTCAAATCTACTACTTCAGCCGTTCGCGTACCGGCGACCAAGTCACTGGTTACGATAACAATGATGACACCGGCAGCCTGGCATGGGCCGGCGACACCTATTGGAAGATTGACGATCGCTGGGGGCTGCGCGGCGGGCTGCAATATGATACGCGTTTGGCTAGCGTCTCATTGGGCAACGCCGTGCTGGAGTATCGCCAGGATGCTGAACGTATGGTTCAGTTGAACTACCGTTATGCCACGCCGGAATATATTCAAACGGCGTTAAGCACCACCCAGATACCGGCCTATCAGGACGGTATTTCGCAGGTGGGCGTAACGGCTAGCTGGCCAATCGCGGACCGTTGGGCGATCGTCGGTGCCTATTACTACGACACCCGCGCCAAACAGTCTGCCGATCAACTGCTGGGCGTGCGTTACAACACCTGCTGTTGGGCCGTCAGCCTTGGCTACGAGCGCAGGGTCACCGACTGGAACAGCAGCAGCCAAAACAGCGTTTACGACAACAGGGTTTCATTCAACGTCGAACTGCGCGGCTTGAGCAGCGATCATAGCCTGGGTACGGCAGAAATGCTGCGCTCCGGCATCCTGCCGTATCAGCGCGCGTTCTGA
- the rluA gene encoding bifunctional tRNA pseudouridine(32) synthase/23S rRNA pseudouridine(746) synthase RluA: MERYDPPQQPLHILYQDAHIIVVNKPSGLLSVPGRAPEHKDSLMLRIQADYPAAESVHRLDMATSGVIVVALTKAAERELKRQFREREPKKVYIARVWGHLEHDEGMVDLPLICDWPNRPLQKVCFDTGKAAQTAYHVLARDTDGSTRVKLLPITGRSHQLRVHMLALGHPILGDKFYAHPQARAMAERLQLHAQELRITHPAFQTPMHFRAEPDF, encoded by the coding sequence ATGGAACGCTACGATCCCCCACAGCAGCCGTTGCATATTCTGTATCAGGATGCCCATATTATCGTGGTCAACAAGCCCAGCGGGCTGCTTTCCGTGCCCGGCCGCGCGCCGGAGCATAAAGACAGCCTGATGCTGCGTATTCAGGCAGATTACCCGGCCGCCGAGTCGGTGCACCGGCTGGATATGGCCACCAGCGGCGTGATCGTGGTGGCGCTGACCAAAGCGGCGGAGCGCGAGCTTAAGCGCCAGTTCCGTGAGCGCGAGCCAAAGAAAGTCTACATCGCCCGCGTCTGGGGGCATCTTGAGCACGATGAAGGGATGGTGGATTTACCGCTGATTTGCGACTGGCCGAACCGGCCGCTGCAAAAGGTCTGTTTTGATACCGGCAAGGCAGCGCAGACGGCCTATCACGTGCTTGCACGCGACACAGACGGCAGCACGCGGGTTAAGCTGTTGCCCATCACCGGGCGTTCGCACCAGTTGCGGGTGCATATGCTGGCGCTGGGGCACCCGATCCTCGGCGATAAGTTTTACGCGCACCCGCAGGCCAGGGCGATGGCCGAGCGTTTACAACTGCATGCGCAAGAGCTGCGCATCACCCACCCCGCGTTCCAGACACCGATGCATTTCCGCGCCGAACCGGATTTCTAA
- a CDS encoding DedA family protein: MEAYLQHLITQSLAFTLMVIVLVAFLESLALVGLLLPGTVMMASIGALIGSGQVDFYPAWAAGVVGCLLGDWSSYFIGRAFKAPLHRWSFLKKHKAMLDRTEHALHQHSIVTVLIGRFVGPTRPLVPMVAGMLDLPPYKFALPNIIGCLAWPPVYFFPGILAGVALDIPAGANSALFKWLLLAMALLLWLAAWLSWRWWREGKRSADRLSRWLPPLRLRLACILSWAAAAVCFYFLHQQPLMPIYRHLLWQVVAIG, encoded by the coding sequence ATGGAAGCCTACTTACAGCACCTGATTACCCAATCTCTGGCATTCACCCTGATGGTGATCGTGCTGGTGGCGTTTCTGGAATCGTTGGCACTGGTCGGGCTGCTGCTGCCCGGCACGGTAATGATGGCCAGCATTGGCGCCCTGATCGGCAGCGGACAGGTGGATTTTTACCCGGCTTGGGCCGCAGGCGTGGTGGGGTGCTTGCTGGGTGACTGGAGCTCTTATTTTATCGGCCGCGCTTTTAAAGCGCCGCTGCACCGTTGGTCGTTCCTGAAAAAGCACAAAGCGATGTTGGATCGCACGGAACATGCTTTGCACCAGCACAGTATCGTCACCGTATTGATTGGCCGCTTTGTCGGCCCCACGCGCCCACTGGTGCCGATGGTGGCCGGGATGCTGGATTTACCGCCGTACAAGTTTGCCCTGCCGAATATTATTGGTTGCCTGGCCTGGCCGCCGGTCTATTTCTTCCCTGGCATTTTGGCCGGCGTGGCGCTGGATATCCCGGCCGGCGCCAATAGTGCGCTGTTCAAATGGCTGCTGTTGGCGATGGCGCTATTGCTGTGGCTGGCGGCATGGCTAAGCTGGCGCTGGTGGCGCGAGGGGAAACGCAGCGCCGATCGCCTCAGCCGCTGGTTGCCGCCGCTGCGCTTGCGCCTGGCCTGTATCCTTAGCTGGGCCGCCGCGGCCGTGTGTTTCTATTTCCTGCACCAGCAGCCGCTGATGCCGATATACCGCCACCTGCTTTGGCAGGTGGTGGCCATCGGTTAA